In the Flavobacterium sp. 90 genome, TGTTTACAGATGTTCAAATGTGGAATAGCAATATGACAAAAGATTCATTTGCAAACTCCTGGAACCGCTATAAAAACATCGCACCAAATGCAAAATTGTATTTGTTTGATTTGGCAGGTTACGGTCAGGCACCAATAAATGTTGAGAAAAACGATGTGTATTTAATCGCAGGTTGGTCAGATAAAGTATTTGATGTATTGAATGCTTTAGACGATAAAAGCAGCGCATTAAATTACATCAACCGAATAGAATTGTAAAAATAAAATCTACTGCGCAAAATAATCGCGCAGTAGTATTTGAATCTTTGCAATAGAAATGTTCATTGAAAATAAAACAAGTGCCGTAAAAAAGAGTTCCTTCGTGTCGTGGGTTCAATTCCCATCAATTCTATTATAAAGATAGAATTGTAGCTCAGATGGTAGAGCAGAAATATGTTTCTTTTTGAATGTTGTCTTGTTTAAAAAAAATAGTATTGGTTTCGTAGATAAGAGTTACTTCGGGGGAATTGTAGTACAGGTTCGAATCCTGTTCAGTTTAGGCTGATAGTGAAATGGTAACACACAATTATATAGTCTCTTATTGATTATTATCCAATGCTTTAAATAAAAAAGAATGTCGTAAATAAGGGGTACTTCGTCTCAAATTTGGGGAGGAATAGCAAAGTTGTAGAAACAGCAAGGTTATCCAGTTCGACTCTGGCAAGACAAGCCCCGTTTCTCTTATTGCCTTTAACTTCTTTTTAAAACTGAAAAATGTCGTATGTGAGAAATACTTCGTTCCAAAAAGAATTCTCATCAATTGTTGCTTTTTCGAATTTATAAGATGCCGTGTATAAAGTGTTACTTCGCCTTAAATGAAAATCGTCACTTATACAATATTGCTCTTAAAAAAAAAGAGTGTCGTCAGGAAATGGTTACTTCGTTCCAAAGAAATTTAAACCATTCCTAAACATTACCTCTTTTAAAATTAAAAACATAAATATTTTAGATTATGACAATCAAAGAAATAAAATATAAAGCAGAAAAGAAGTTCGAAAAAATGCAACTCAGAGATGATTGTTATGGATTTCAAATACAACCTAATACCAAGTTTATAAAAGGTATTAGCAGAAAAGAAATCGATAAATTACAAGTATTATTTGGCTTTGATTTTCCTTGGGATTATAGAGAAATGCTTTTAATTCTGGGAGGAATAGATACTCCGGAAATTTCAATTGATCCGGACGGAGAAGAGGAAATAAGATTTAATAATTTTTTTTACCAATATCCAGGAGATATTGAGAAATCAAAGTGGTTGATTGAAGATATAAATACATTCAGGTTTTATGCAGAAGAAGTTTTAACAGAAGCAGGATTTGACGTTTCTAAAATTGTAGGTTACATTCCAATTTACAACCACAGAGTACTTGTTGTTTTCGAGAATAAATATCTTTCTCCAGTTATTTCTGTTATGGGTGGTGATATAATCGTATTCAGCAACAGTTTGAAAGAATATCTGAAGTACGAATTTTTAAATGATTAATAATTATACGGAATAATCACATAATGATGCAGCAATTTTGCGCCTTCATTTAATACAATTTATAATGAAAAATATTTTCCCATATCCGTATTATATTTATGGTTCTGATGATTCTACAGATCAGGATGTTATTATTATAGTTCCAAAAAAAGATATGCCGGAAACGCAGGAAGACCGAAAAAATAAGGTCTTTTTTCTTTTAAAAGAATATAATCTGAAATGGAATGCAACATTAGCGGTTATCGAAAATGGGAAAATTATAGATACAATTTTTACCAAATCATGGATTGATTCCATAAATAATGCTGTTCTTGAAACGTATAGTTTACATCAACAGGAATATGATTTATTAATAACCGAAAGACAAATTAGAAATAAAACATTGGCGATTTACAAAGCTGTTCGTACCGTTTTGACCATGCTGACACGAACAGAATACAGAACTCAGATTCGTCCAATTATAAAAGGAATTCATGATTTTAATTTGAAATTGGAAGTACTTGGCAAAATAGATTTTCTTTCACTTTCAGAGTTTCATCAGAAGAATACACCAGATACAGATATTTGGAAAATTATAGCTTTTTATGTCGGACAAAATATTGCTCTTATCGAAAATGATATTGAAATATATACCAAAAAGAACTTTGTAAGCCATTACAATGATTTGAGCGCCTTTATTTATAGAAAATCAATTACTGCTGATGATAAAATGATTTTGCAGCAATATGTTAGTCATTGGCTGAAACTGCTTCAAAATTTTGGAGAATTCAAATCGGAAAATGGTTTTTTGACTTGTAAAGAGGAATGTATTGATATGTTAAATGAAAAATTTTAATTGGTTTGATCGTTGTGTTTGTTATTTCGAGAGAGGAGAAATCTCCGTAAGAAGCTCGACAATGATTGACGACTTTGATTGCGGTGTTCCTGATGTAATTTTTTTAGTGTGGTTGCTTCGTTCCTCGCAATGACATAAAATGAGGAAACCGTTACGAAACAAAAACCTTTGCCTCTATGAACCTTTGCAACTTTGTACCTAAAAAAAAACCTACGCAAAATGATTGCGCACTAACTTTTGAATATTTGTTCAAAGAAAAGAACTAATGAATACAACGCTTTTAAAAGAGATGATTTCCAAAAATTATGTAAGGGTAAACAAACATCCTAAACATGATTTATATATTTATAATTATACGCAAAGTGCACAATTTGAGAGAATTTGGAATGAGGTTACTTTGGCGTGTAGAGGTTTAATTTTGGACGAAAAAGAGAATGTAATTGCAAGACCCTTTCCTAAGTTTTTTAATTTAGGCGAAATGGAAAATCAAATACTTCCGGATTCCACTTTTGAAGTTTATGATAAAATGGACGGTTCAATGGGAATTTTGTACTGGATGGATGAGGTTCCGTTTATGGCAAGCCGAGGTTCTTTTGCAAGCGCACAATCCCATAAAGCGAATGAAATGCTACAGGGAAAATATAGAAATTCATGGTCACTTTTGGATAAAAACAAAACCTATTTATTCGAGATTATTTATCCCGAAAACCGCATTGTTTTAGATTATGGTTCGGCGGAAGAATTGGTTTTATTAGCTATTATTGATACACAAACTGGTGAAGAATTTCCGCTGGAAGATATTGGTTTTCCTTTGGTTGAAAAATATAACGGAATCAAAGATATTTCCCTTTTAAAAGAAATGGATATTGCAAACAAAGAAGGTTTTATCATTAAATATGCAAACAACTTTAGAGTAAAAATTAAATTTGAAGAGTATCTTCGTTTACACCGAATTATTACTCAGGTTTCTAACTTGAATATCTGGGAATATTTGAAAACCAATCAGCCAATGGAAGAAATTCTGGAACGAGTTCCGGATGAGTTTTTTGATTGGGTGAAAGAGACCAAAGCAGATTTAGAAAATAAATATGCGGTAATAAAAGATCAGGCAAAAAAGGATTTCAAAGTATTAGAAACGGTCAAAGAAACCGCTTTTTATTTCATGACTTGTAAACATCCGGGCGTATTATTTGCAATGCTGAATAACAAAGATTATTCAGTCATTATATGGAAAATGATTCGGCCAACATTTGAAAAACCGTTTAATAGAGAAGAAGAATAAAATGAGAAAAGTAATTTTAATGAAAGGATTGCCGGGAAGTGGGAAATCTACTTTGGCTAAAAAGATAATTGCAGATAATCCTGAAACCTATAAAAGAATCAACAGAGACGATTTGCGCGCTATGTTTGATAACGGAAATACAACTCAAAGCAACGAGAAATTCGTTAAAAAAGTACGTGATTTATTAATCGTAAAAGCTTTGGAAGAAGGGAAAAGCATTGTGATTGATGATACCAATTTATCGGATACTAATTTTAGACGCGTTTCACAATTAGTTAAAGAATATAACACAAAATTTAATGAAAAGGTTGAAGTTGAGGTTATGGAAGTCAATACAGATGTTGCGGTTTGTATTGAAAGAGATGCTTTGAGAGAAAAACCAGTTGGAGAAAAAGTGATCAAAAAAATGCACCGACAATTCTTTAAAGATTCACCGGAATACGCAATCCAAAACCCGGATTTGCCAAAAGCTATTATCTGTGACCTTGACGGAACTTTGGCTTTAATGAATGGAAGAAGTCCTTTTGATGCAAGCAAATGTGATCAGGACGAAATCAATAATCCAGTGGCGAATGTTTTGAGAAATTACAAGAAATTAGGTTACGAGATATTATTAGTTTCAGGAAGAGAAGACCGATACAAAGAACCAACGTTGAGGTTTCTTGAAAAACACGAAATCGAATACGACGCTTTAATCATGCGAAAAACTCAGGATAGCCGAAAAGACTCCATCATCAAAACCGAAATCTATAACGAATCTATAAAAGATAAATACTTTGTAGAATTTGTTCTCGACGATAGAAACCAAGTAGTGGATACCTGGAGGAATGATCTGAAATTACCGTGCTTCCAGGTTTATTATGGGGATTTTTAAAGGAGGTTCAAAGGTTCAGAGTAACAAAGGGACAAAGGTGTGAGAAGTTAGAAGCAAGATGAAAGAAGCAAGAAGCTAGATGAAAGAAGCTAGATGAAAGAAGCAAGAAGCAAGATGAAAGAAGTTAGATGAAAGAAGCAAGAAGTTAGATAAACAGTGTGAGAAAAGAGAAATTAAGTTTGAACATAAAGTCTTGCCTCTTGTCTCTTGCCTCTTTACTCTCCAAAAAATAATAAAAAAATAAATTTAAGGTAAAAGAGAGGAAAAAAACCTTAGCACCTTAGCCTCTCAGAACCTTAGCAACTTAAAAAAGAAATGAAACAATACATAGACATAGGAATTAACCTAACCAATAAACAATTCCAAAACGACATAGACGATGTTGTACAAAACGCTTTAGACGCCGACGTGTCGCAAATGATACTAACCGGAACAAGCGTACGAAATAGTGAAGAATCTGCTCGAATAGCAAAAGAATATCAGGGAATATTATATGCAACGGCGGGAATTCATCCGCATGATGCGAAGAGTTTTGATGCACAGAGCATTTCGAAACTGAGAAATTTATTAAAACAGAAACACGTAGTTTCGGTAGGAGAGTGCGGACTCGATTTTGATCGGGATTTTTCGCCCAGAAATGTTCAGGAAACTTGTTACAAAGCTCAACTTGAATTGGCGATCGAAGTTCAGAAACCTTTGTTTTTGCACGAAAGAGCCGCTTTTGCAAAGTTTATGAGCATTACCAAAGAATATTTGCCACAATTGCCAAAAGCCGTTGTACATTGTTTTACGGGAAGTTTGCAAGAAGCCAAAACCTATCTCGATAACGGATTTTATCTCGGTTTTACCGGAGCAATTTCGGATAGTAAACGTTTTGAGCATTTAAAAGAAGTAATTCAATACGTTCCGCTTGATCGAATGATGATCGAAACCGATGCGCCATTTATGCTTCCAAAAAACACTCCGATTAATCTCTTGAAAAAATACCATGAACGCCGTTGCGAACCAGCTTTTCTGCCTTTTGTTGCGGCAACAGTTGCACAGTTCAAAGGAGTTTCGGGTATTATAGTTGCGGAGGAAACTACGAAAAATGCTAAGAACTTTTTTGGCATTTAATAATTTAACAAACTTCAATCCAAACAGACTAATTCTTCTATATAATCCATCTTAAACGGTAGTTTAGATTAAGTTTTTTATCTTGGGATTTTTACTACAAAAACAGGTATTTATACGCTGTTTTTTCGTTTTAAATAACTCTAATTTTGAATTTTAATATCAAACCACGGATGTTAATATTAATTGGAGTTTAGAAATGAAAGAACAGAATACAATCATATTGCTATTTTCTTTTTTGCTAATTACCACATTTTCATTTGCTCAAAATGAAAGATTAATTATTGGTAGAACAACCGGTAAGTTGTTTATTAATAAAGATTTAGTAATAAGAACTTTTGGTTTTGCCAATTCGCTTTCAGGACAGGTTACTTTGCCGGGATATGATATTGATGTAAAAGAGGGAGATAGTGTGAAAATCGATTTCTGGAACATTTCTCAAGGAAATCCAGTCTCTTTATATTGTAAGGAAATTGAATTCACACAACTGAATAAACAAAAACAAATAATGAATAAAAAAGAACCGGTTCACCACATGGAACACGGTTTTTATTCTTTTCAGGCAAAAAAATCAGGAACCTATTTGTATTATAGTCCTGAAAATTATCCGTTCAATCTTCAGGCTGGTATGTTTGGAGTAATTATTATCCGACCAAAAGAAAAAGATTCCTTAGCTGATAAACCTTCAACCGAAATACTTTGGTGCAGTAACGAAATAGATACCAAATGGCACACAGATGCTATTATGGGAACAGAATATGACGATTCGAATAAACCAATACTTCTTCCGGATTATAAACCGAATTACTTTCTGATAAATGGTAAAACACTTCTGAAAAACAAAGGTTTACAATCCTTTCAACTGAAACAAAATGCTGTATTACTCCGTTTAGTCAATGCAGGATTATATGTTCATGATATTCTATTTCCATTGGATACAAAACTTCAGATTATATCAGGAAATGGTAATCATATCAAGGTTTTAACTACAGGAAATAATGTAAAACTTAATCCTGGAGAATGTCTGGAGTTGTATGCTTTTTTAGGAAATACTGCCCAAAAAGCAAAGATTAGATATCAGTTTATAAATCCTCTTTCAAATAAAATATATCATCAGGCCGATATTCCGGTTTTTTATTAAAATCTAAACAAACACCCCATGAAAAAAAATCTACTTTACCTCATTATTCTCCTTTATTTTTCGTTTTCCTCTGCACAGAACAAACCCACTTTTTCTGTAGTGGGAAATGCAACAAATAAAGAAAGTGTGCAAAAAAATAAACGATTAGACATTTCTAAAATTAAAGTCGAAAACGTATCCAATAAACCCATATATCTGGTTTGGGAAACGGTTTCGAATACTTTTCCTAAAGAATGGGATTGTTCTATGTGTCAGCATGGAGCTTGCCAAATCGGAATTCCAAAAGGTTCTGCTTTCAGTAAGTTAAATGCAGATCAACAAGGATTTATTGCAATTCATGTTATTCCTGCCAATAAAACAGGAAACGGGATTGTTAAATTCAAAATCTACGATAAAGCAAATCCCGCTTATGCCGAAATTTTAACCTTTGAAGTTCAAGTCCTCTAATATTAAAACAAATCTATTATTAACCTAAAAAATAAGCAAAATGAAAAAAATTACTATATCATTATTTATTATTTTGATTACAATTTCTGGCTTTGGTCAGAGTTCAGGTAATGTAAAATATATTCGACACAATGTTAACACCGCCGAAGGTCAAGCAGATCTTTTGGCAATGAATACAGCCTTTAAAAAAATGCGCGAAATGGGCTGTGAGAATGGTCTTGGTTGGTATTATCAAGGCGCAATACATAATATTCCGGATTCAATTGCCGGAAAAAATGAGCTTTGTGCACAATATCAAACAAGCAAAGATAAATTGTGGGCTTGGGGCGATTGTACGCATAAAAGAAACTCAGAAGCTGCAAACTTAAATTTTCTTTTATGGCACAGATTGTACATTTGGTATTTAGAAAAAATAGTTAGGGATTTATCCGGAAAGCAAGATTTTGCGATACCATATTGGAACTACGGAAGCAAAGAAGTTGTCGATAATATTTTGCCAAAAGAAGCAAGAGACAAATCCGGTTCTTTGTATGCGCCAGCAAGATATAGTGTTCTTAACAACGGAAAACCAATTCCTGATAATGACCTTACACAAATTCAGTTAGCACTTGATGAATTAAAAACAAATCCTTCTTTTACAGGAGCGGCAGGATTTAGCAAAAACCTCGAAGGTGCGCCACATGGTTTTATGCACGATCTTATTGGAGGAGAATATGCAGATCCAAAAGAAAGCTATTATAATGAAATCTACCAATTAAAAGACTTTTCAGGATTAATGGCAAATGTTCCTTCGGCTGGATTTGATCCTGTTTTTTGGTTGCATCACAGTATGATTGACCGTATTTGGGAATCTTGGGATGTTTCGGCTTATGGGCAGCGTCCTACATTAGAACAGTTAAAAGCAAATCCCTGGACATATGAATTTATCGCACCAGACGGAACGCATATTACCTATACAATGGAGGAAGTCTACAAGATCGTTTTCAATTTAGATTATAAATATGACAATTTGCTTTATGGATCTAAAACTCCGGTTTTGGCTTCTAATGAATCAACTTCAAAAAAGAAAGTTTCATTTCAGGATTCAAAAGAGAAAGTTATTTGGGAACAAAAAATCGGAAAAACAATCGAAAATACTGGTTTTACGCATAAAGTGACAAGTGCATTCTCAAAAAGTACCAATAAAGTTTTTAAAACCGAAGCCAACTCAAAAATAATATTAAATCTGGATGTAGTTGTTTACAAAGAACCAAAAGATTTTTACACCGTTTATCTACGTTATCCTGGAAAAGCAGATCAATATGTGGGAACAATGACTTTCTTTGGAGTTGCTCATGATCACGGACTCGAAGCAAATCATACAGCAGCAGAAACAGGAATAAAACTTAATTTCTCGTATTATATTTCAGATGATTTGGTAAATACCGATAAGAATTTTGAAATTATTATAAAAAAGAGCGGAATTGGAGATGCCAAAGTAACACTTGAAAAAATTAGTGTATCAAAGGCAAATTAAGCTAAAGTATAAACTCAGAAAAACAAAAGCGCTTTGATATCAAGGCGCTTTTGTTATATATTTAAAACCCAATTTGAAGCAGTTATTTTGATTATATTTATTTAATTTGCCGAAAAAATAATAATGAAATTCGTACTGCACAGAACCATAATCATAAAATCATTAATTGCCGCATTAGCGATATTAGGAATTAAAAATTTTGTTTTCAAAAACCTTTCTTTCTACGGACAGGATTTTCACGACTTGATAGAATTGTCAGATATCACGATTATTTTTACAGGTGCATTTTTTGTATTTGGATTATTATTGGCAGCAACAATGACCGATTTTAAAGAAAGCGAAAAAATCCCGGGAGAAGTTGCTTCAAATCTGGAAGCGATCAAAGATTGGATTTATCTGGCTTTCAAAGCGCCAAGAACAGGAACTTCTGATTTGTGCAAGGAAGATTTAAACCGTACTTTTTTGCGCGAAGAAATGATTACCATTACCGATGGCATTATTGCCTGGATATATTCCAGTGGAAAAGATTCTACGGTTATTTTTCCTTTAATTCGAAAATCAAACGAAATTGCCTATTATTTTGCAGAAAGAGGCGTTGACAAAGAAGCCATAAAAGGCATACAGGAAAATACCAATGCAATGCGAAAACAACTTACGCGTGCCTATTCGATTTCGAGAAACAACTTCATCAAACCAGCTTATATCTTGCTTCAAAGTATTTTGTTTATTGTGATGTCGTTTTTATTGATTAGCAAATTCAAAAGCCCTTCGGCAGATTATTTGGTAACATCTGCGATTACATTTATATTTTGTTATTTGTATTTATTAATCAGCGGTTTAGATGATCCTTTTGATATTCATAACGGAGATACCAATGTCGATTTAAAACCTATTGACCGATTCAAACAACGATTGATTTCAGATTTTTTAGTTTGATAATCGAAAGCCAATAAATAATGAATGAGAACCAGTTTTATAACAAATTAAAAGTAACAATACCAAACTTGCCAAAAGAATGGAAAGATAAATATGCTTCGTTTCTTACCGATGAAAATTTAAACGATTTCTCGAAAAATCTGTTTTATTGGTATCAAAATCCAAATGCTGAAGTTTCAGGATTGCCTTATTTTAAAGAAGAGATTGTAATTTCTAAAGAAGTTTTTTTGCCTTATTTCAAAGCTGTTTTTGAAGCTTTAGAAAGTAATTCGGATCGATTGAAATTCGAAATTATTAATATGTTCGAAAATACGCCATTCGAAATTATTTTGCTTATTTTGGGACAACGATTAACATCGGCAAGTGTTCGTGATGAAACCGCAATTCCGCCTTCAAAAGAAATTCTTTTAGAAAGTTGTTTTCAGCCTTTTAATACAGAAACCTCGATTGTTGTGCGAGCTTGGGAAAAACATGTTGGCAGAAAAAAGGATAGTATTTTTGGCGAAATAAAAGGAAATAACCAACAGAAACAGGAAACCGTAGAAAAATTGGTTC is a window encoding:
- a CDS encoding RNA ligase, which encodes MNTTLLKEMISKNYVRVNKHPKHDLYIYNYTQSAQFERIWNEVTLACRGLILDEKENVIARPFPKFFNLGEMENQILPDSTFEVYDKMDGSMGILYWMDEVPFMASRGSFASAQSHKANEMLQGKYRNSWSLLDKNKTYLFEIIYPENRIVLDYGSAEELVLLAIIDTQTGEEFPLEDIGFPLVEKYNGIKDISLLKEMDIANKEGFIIKYANNFRVKIKFEEYLRLHRIITQVSNLNIWEYLKTNQPMEEILERVPDEFFDWVKETKADLENKYAVIKDQAKKDFKVLETVKETAFYFMTCKHPGVLFAMLNNKDYSVIIWKMIRPTFEKPFNREEE
- a CDS encoding AAA family ATPase, with protein sequence MRKVILMKGLPGSGKSTLAKKIIADNPETYKRINRDDLRAMFDNGNTTQSNEKFVKKVRDLLIVKALEEGKSIVIDDTNLSDTNFRRVSQLVKEYNTKFNEKVEVEVMEVNTDVAVCIERDALREKPVGEKVIKKMHRQFFKDSPEYAIQNPDLPKAIICDLDGTLALMNGRSPFDASKCDQDEINNPVANVLRNYKKLGYEILLVSGREDRYKEPTLRFLEKHEIEYDALIMRKTQDSRKDSIIKTEIYNESIKDKYFVEFVLDDRNQVVDTWRNDLKLPCFQVYYGDF
- a CDS encoding TatD family hydrolase, producing the protein MKQYIDIGINLTNKQFQNDIDDVVQNALDADVSQMILTGTSVRNSEESARIAKEYQGILYATAGIHPHDAKSFDAQSISKLRNLLKQKHVVSVGECGLDFDRDFSPRNVQETCYKAQLELAIEVQKPLFLHERAAFAKFMSITKEYLPQLPKAVVHCFTGSLQEAKTYLDNGFYLGFTGAISDSKRFEHLKEVIQYVPLDRMMIETDAPFMLPKNTPINLLKKYHERRCEPAFLPFVAATVAQFKGVSGIIVAEETTKNAKNFFGI
- a CDS encoding multicopper oxidase domain-containing protein; the protein is MKEQNTIILLFSFLLITTFSFAQNERLIIGRTTGKLFINKDLVIRTFGFANSLSGQVTLPGYDIDVKEGDSVKIDFWNISQGNPVSLYCKEIEFTQLNKQKQIMNKKEPVHHMEHGFYSFQAKKSGTYLYYSPENYPFNLQAGMFGVIIIRPKEKDSLADKPSTEILWCSNEIDTKWHTDAIMGTEYDDSNKPILLPDYKPNYFLINGKTLLKNKGLQSFQLKQNAVLLRLVNAGLYVHDILFPLDTKLQIISGNGNHIKVLTTGNNVKLNPGECLELYAFLGNTAQKAKIRYQFINPLSNKIYHQADIPVFY
- a CDS encoding tyrosinase family protein: MKKITISLFIILITISGFGQSSGNVKYIRHNVNTAEGQADLLAMNTAFKKMREMGCENGLGWYYQGAIHNIPDSIAGKNELCAQYQTSKDKLWAWGDCTHKRNSEAANLNFLLWHRLYIWYLEKIVRDLSGKQDFAIPYWNYGSKEVVDNILPKEARDKSGSLYAPARYSVLNNGKPIPDNDLTQIQLALDELKTNPSFTGAAGFSKNLEGAPHGFMHDLIGGEYADPKESYYNEIYQLKDFSGLMANVPSAGFDPVFWLHHSMIDRIWESWDVSAYGQRPTLEQLKANPWTYEFIAPDGTHITYTMEEVYKIVFNLDYKYDNLLYGSKTPVLASNESTSKKKVSFQDSKEKVIWEQKIGKTIENTGFTHKVTSAFSKSTNKVFKTEANSKIILNLDVVVYKEPKDFYTVYLRYPGKADQYVGTMTFFGVAHDHGLEANHTAAETGIKLNFSYYISDDLVNTDKNFEIIIKKSGIGDAKVTLEKISVSKAN